One genomic segment of Ferrimonas sp. YFM includes these proteins:
- a CDS encoding methyl-accepting chemotaxis protein, with the protein MADAQATNAPFYRQWGLKTKLTLAFLLIGLVPALITTLIATFQSRADVEQKVYNQLSAINEMKRKELTAYFHEREVDIKILAEAVPHLPPQSYAQFFADYINDYGYYDLFLVDETGYVYFTVTHEADYQTNMFTGTYASSGLGKLLRQVASTGQFGITDFAPYAPSNDAPAAFIAEPMSNGHLLALQLSSDKIRDTMAIRSGMGDTGENFLVGPDYRMRSDSLLDPENRSLVASFAGTVEDNGVDNPSVRAALRGESGIALVDGYNGHEVLSAYGALDIGNIRWAVISEMNADEAFASLERTGWIILVTLALVSSVVALFGLMFSRALANPIIAAAKTAETVSQGDLTGEVEVTRFDEVGQLQRALGEMTQRLKLVIGELTQVAGQQASTAEELAAVTEQTSASAAEQQSQSAQAVTATTQMTATISEVAATTAQASSVCDEVMKKSQEGTSHIQHTYQSLVSLGDTTRSTAEEMVQLRQNSDKIVNVLGVIKQISEQINLLALNAAIEAARAGEHGRGFAVVADEVRKLAQSTQESTTEIEGIIESIVSSTNSAAEMMHANVGQATEVQEIAQMATEINEQVSAEVKGINDMVTQIATAAEEQASTIEEIARNIEVIDTGIRETEEATRTIADSSGELSQLSGQLEQQTRQFSL; encoded by the coding sequence ATGGCTGATGCTCAAGCCACCAACGCGCCCTTCTACCGACAGTGGGGCCTGAAAACCAAACTGACCCTGGCCTTTCTGCTCATTGGCCTGGTTCCCGCTCTGATCACCACACTGATCGCCACATTTCAGTCCAGGGCCGACGTGGAGCAGAAGGTATATAACCAGCTGTCCGCCATCAACGAGATGAAACGCAAGGAGCTCACCGCCTACTTCCATGAACGGGAGGTGGACATCAAAATCCTCGCCGAGGCGGTGCCTCACCTTCCCCCGCAGAGTTACGCCCAGTTTTTTGCGGACTACATCAATGACTATGGCTACTACGACCTGTTTCTGGTGGATGAAACCGGTTACGTCTATTTCACGGTGACCCACGAGGCGGATTATCAAACCAACATGTTTACCGGAACCTATGCCAGCTCCGGACTGGGCAAGCTGTTGCGTCAAGTGGCCTCCACCGGCCAGTTTGGCATCACCGACTTCGCTCCCTACGCCCCAAGCAACGACGCCCCGGCCGCCTTTATTGCCGAGCCCATGAGCAACGGACACTTGCTGGCCCTGCAGCTTTCATCGGATAAGATTCGCGACACCATGGCGATCCGCAGCGGCATGGGCGACACAGGGGAGAATTTCCTGGTGGGGCCGGATTACCGCATGCGCTCCGATTCCCTTCTGGACCCGGAAAATCGCTCCCTGGTGGCCAGTTTCGCCGGAACCGTCGAGGACAACGGTGTCGATAACCCTTCAGTCAGGGCCGCCCTGCGGGGGGAGAGTGGCATCGCGCTGGTGGATGGATACAACGGCCATGAGGTGCTCAGCGCCTATGGTGCGCTGGACATCGGCAACATCCGTTGGGCGGTGATCAGCGAGATGAACGCCGACGAAGCCTTTGCCAGCCTTGAGCGCACCGGCTGGATCATCCTTGTCACCCTAGCGCTGGTGTCCAGTGTGGTTGCCCTGTTCGGACTGATGTTCAGCCGGGCCTTGGCCAACCCCATCATTGCCGCCGCCAAAACCGCCGAGACCGTATCCCAGGGCGACCTCACCGGTGAGGTCGAGGTAACCCGCTTCGATGAGGTGGGCCAGCTTCAACGCGCCCTTGGGGAGATGACTCAGCGACTCAAGCTGGTGATTGGGGAACTGACTCAGGTTGCCGGACAACAGGCGTCGACCGCCGAGGAGTTGGCTGCCGTCACCGAACAGACCAGTGCGTCTGCGGCGGAGCAACAGAGTCAATCCGCCCAGGCGGTTACCGCCACCACCCAGATGACCGCGACCATCAGCGAAGTGGCGGCCACCACTGCCCAGGCCTCCTCCGTCTGTGACGAAGTGATGAAAAAGTCCCAGGAGGGCACCAGTCACATCCAGCACACTTACCAGTCCCTGGTTTCTCTGGGGGACACCACCCGCTCCACCGCCGAGGAGATGGTGCAGCTGAGACAGAACAGCGACAAGATCGTCAACGTCCTCGGGGTGATCAAACAGATATCTGAGCAGATTAACCTGCTGGCCCTGAATGCGGCCATCGAAGCGGCCCGGGCCGGTGAACACGGCCGCGGCTTCGCCGTGGTGGCCGATGAAGTGCGTAAGCTCGCTCAATCCACCCAGGAGTCGACCACAGAGATCGAAGGGATCATCGAGTCCATTGTCTCCAGCACCAACTCCGCCGCCGAGATGATGCATGCCAATGTCGGCCAGGCTACAGAGGTGCAGGAGATCGCTCAGATGGCCACAGAGATCAATGAGCAGGTGTCCGCCGAGGTGAAGGGGATCAACGACATGGTCACCCAGATCGCCACCGCAGCCGAAGAGCAGGCCTCCACCATCGAGGAGATTGCCCGCAACATTGAGGTGATCGATACCGGGATCCGCGAAACCGAGGAGGCCACCCGCACCATTGCGGACTCCAGCGGTGAACTGTCTCAGCTCTCCGGTCAGCTAGAGCAGCAGACGCGACAGTTTTCCCTCTGA
- a CDS encoding methyl-accepting chemotaxis protein: MFMTVKQHRLAKEAVEAKLQQEIRQNQQQLVDLEARNRQLEEEVARLSHQSNLSRDLMATYLSSGEMLQQIRTALADNTGKLKEEEEELSAIDATFSATREAIGRLDQRSQRVLLESQRNVDAVSQLERSTSGINTLVSTIQEIADQTNLLALNAAIEAARAGEAGRGFAVVADEVRNLAAKASDASGKIEELLREVLGQSRQLKESAAVSQECIEEVSASSTQIGSVVDEVMNQAAHMKRVIGNVSTTTFLDTVKLDHAVWKHGVYEQVVNDQLEQTPCSHKNCRFGLWYADVGQ, encoded by the coding sequence ATGTTTATGACCGTCAAGCAGCACCGACTGGCCAAAGAGGCGGTGGAAGCGAAGCTGCAACAGGAGATTCGGCAGAATCAGCAGCAGTTAGTTGATCTGGAAGCGCGCAACCGGCAGCTGGAAGAGGAGGTCGCCAGGCTCTCCCATCAGAGCAATCTGAGCCGCGATCTGATGGCCACTTACCTGAGCAGTGGAGAGATGCTGCAGCAGATCCGAACCGCGCTGGCCGACAATACCGGCAAGCTCAAAGAGGAGGAGGAGGAGCTGTCCGCCATCGATGCCACTTTCAGTGCCACCCGGGAAGCCATAGGCCGCTTGGACCAGCGCAGTCAGCGAGTGTTACTGGAGTCACAACGCAATGTGGACGCCGTCTCCCAACTAGAGCGCTCCACCTCGGGCATCAATACCCTGGTGTCCACCATTCAGGAGATCGCCGATCAGACCAACTTGCTGGCGTTGAATGCCGCCATCGAAGCCGCCCGGGCCGGTGAGGCGGGAAGGGGGTTTGCCGTGGTCGCCGATGAGGTCAGAAACCTGGCGGCCAAGGCGTCGGACGCCAGCGGCAAGATTGAGGAGCTGTTGCGGGAGGTGCTGGGCCAGAGCCGGCAGCTCAAAGAGAGCGCGGCGGTAAGCCAGGAGTGCATCGAAGAGGTGTCAGCTTCATCGACCCAGATTGGCAGCGTGGTGGATGAGGTGATGAACCAGGCGGCCCATATGAAGCGGGTGATCGGTAATGTCTCTACCACCACCTTCCTGGATACGGTAAAGCTGGATCACGCCGTGTGGAAACATGGCGTCTATGAGCAGGTGGTGAACGACCAGCTGGAGCAAACCCCCTGCAGCCATAAGAACTGCCGATTTGGCCTCTGGTATGCGGATGTGGGTCAGTAA
- a CDS encoding DUF2750 domain-containing protein → MIKMNTTPESVKAFVAATFENRGFWGLSLGDEWVICDSSQFEESDVLPLWSTEEGAKAHCVDDWSQYQASFIPLEDFFEFWLNDLNEDNVLVGCDWPVDGDAPELDAMELAKLYEA, encoded by the coding sequence ATGATCAAGATGAACACCACCCCTGAATCCGTTAAGGCCTTTGTCGCCGCCACCTTTGAAAATCGCGGATTTTGGGGCCTGAGCCTGGGTGATGAGTGGGTTATCTGCGACTCTTCCCAGTTCGAAGAGAGCGACGTACTGCCCCTGTGGTCTACCGAAGAGGGCGCCAAAGCCCACTGTGTGGATGATTGGTCCCAGTACCAGGCGAGCTTTATCCCCCTAGAGGACTTCTTTGAGTTCTGGCTCAACGATCTCAATGAAGACAATGTGCTGGTTGGCTGCGATTGGCCCGTGGACGGCGACGCACCAGAGCTGGACGCCATGGAGCTGGCCAAGCTCTACGAGGCTTGA
- a CDS encoding DUF3069 domain-containing protein produces MTDTQNLAPELQQIADFYNLETEAYDGLRSIYEAVEQPLRHDFERLPASAQSILGNFERLHASVTYNLLGATAETLRLTQDADISEEQRASHLESVLARGIKLMLKNIKAARRNPVLKRQLNEPFEG; encoded by the coding sequence ATGACCGATACCCAAAATCTGGCGCCTGAACTTCAGCAGATTGCCGATTTCTACAACCTGGAAACCGAAGCCTACGATGGCCTTCGCTCCATCTACGAAGCGGTTGAGCAACCCCTTCGTCACGACTTCGAGCGTCTGCCCGCCAGCGCCCAGAGCATCCTGGGTAACTTCGAACGCCTGCACGCTTCCGTCACCTACAACCTGCTCGGTGCCACCGCAGAGACTCTGCGCCTGACCCAGGACGCCGACATTTCCGAAGAGCAGCGCGCGTCTCACCTGGAGAGCGTGCTGGCCCGCGGCATCAAGCTGATGTTGAAGAACATCAAGGCAGCCCGCCGCAACCCAGTACTGAAACGTCAGCTCAATGAGCCCTTCGAAGGCTAA
- a CDS encoding VWA domain-containing protein has product MTLQTELTESLYQSYGDVLSASPTLNARLQQTLDKLELGAQRILEEENPYRIHRANLDAATHSLSHQGDNRQAMLEEWQQFQALLHQEGVPDNHRFWQNQLSSAAGRRDGITLVRKLMQMEWRKQLERLEASWQIQRLSGFRQDMLEQLKTWLKMISELSRHFEPLGLDPGRLVDFSAVQQGHTDIEQLKRWADYLGENPQVMDLCRRIGKMRQPSFGERLEPIKVKRKLPILMDNAPAPESISGIRSGRDIPLTLPSELSLVGEEMADTLFNLRYLESQLACFDRRGWEREYVTCEVWEHHAVRFEENNGPMILCVDTSLSMEGAPEQVAKAVSLYLALTAQSAQRPCYLINFSTEVATLNLSSGDALPALLGFLGQSFYGGTDVVPALNSALDLMEKQAFRLADLVILSDFVMANLPSEQELAMCGMRERGNRFYAVVIGEIVGNDRYQTLFDCQWHYDGETGAISERLRDPDADTRLSAEAAILSQGIQGSA; this is encoded by the coding sequence GTGACCCTGCAAACCGAGCTGACCGAGTCGCTGTATCAAAGCTACGGCGACGTTTTGAGTGCCTCGCCGACACTCAACGCCAGGCTGCAACAAACTCTGGACAAACTGGAGCTGGGAGCTCAGCGGATCCTCGAAGAGGAAAACCCCTATCGGATTCACAGGGCAAACCTCGATGCGGCGACTCACTCCCTCAGTCACCAGGGGGACAACCGCCAGGCGATGCTCGAGGAGTGGCAGCAGTTCCAGGCCCTGTTGCATCAGGAGGGCGTGCCGGACAACCACCGCTTCTGGCAGAACCAGCTGAGCTCCGCCGCCGGCAGACGAGACGGCATCACCCTGGTCCGCAAGCTGATGCAGATGGAGTGGCGCAAGCAACTGGAGCGGCTGGAAGCCAGCTGGCAGATACAGCGACTCTCAGGATTTCGCCAGGATATGCTGGAGCAGTTAAAGACCTGGCTGAAGATGATCAGCGAACTGAGCCGCCACTTCGAGCCTCTTGGGCTGGATCCGGGCCGACTGGTGGATTTTTCCGCCGTGCAACAAGGCCACACCGACATTGAGCAATTGAAACGCTGGGCGGATTACCTGGGGGAGAACCCACAAGTGATGGACCTGTGTCGCCGCATCGGCAAGATGCGTCAGCCCAGCTTCGGCGAGCGGCTGGAGCCCATCAAGGTCAAACGTAAGCTGCCAATACTGATGGACAACGCCCCGGCCCCGGAGTCCATCAGCGGCATCCGCAGCGGCCGCGACATCCCTCTGACCCTGCCCTCCGAGCTCTCTCTGGTGGGAGAAGAGATGGCCGATACCCTGTTTAACCTGCGCTACCTTGAGTCTCAGCTCGCCTGTTTCGACCGTCGGGGGTGGGAGCGGGAGTACGTCACCTGTGAGGTGTGGGAGCATCATGCGGTGCGCTTCGAAGAGAACAACGGCCCCATGATCCTTTGCGTGGACACCAGCCTGTCCATGGAAGGCGCGCCAGAACAGGTGGCCAAGGCGGTCAGCCTCTACCTGGCGCTGACCGCCCAGTCGGCCCAGCGACCCTGCTATCTGATCAACTTTTCCACCGAAGTGGCTACCCTGAACCTCTCCAGTGGCGATGCCCTCCCTGCCCTGCTGGGCTTCCTGGGACAATCTTTCTATGGCGGCACCGACGTGGTGCCCGCCCTGAATTCAGCATTAGACTTGATGGAGAAGCAGGCCTTCAGACTGGCGGATCTGGTGATCCTGTCTGACTTTGTCATGGCCAACCTTCCCAGTGAGCAGGAACTGGCCATGTGCGGCATGAGGGAGCGTGGCAATCGCTTCTATGCTGTGGTGATTGGCGAGATCGTCGGCAACGATCGCTACCAGACTCTGTTCGACTGTCAGTGGCACTACGACGGTGAAACTGGTGCCATCAGTGAAAGGCTCAGAGATCCCGACGCCGACACCAGACTGTCCGCCGAGGCGGCCATTCTGTCTCAGGGGATTCAGGGCTCCGCCTGA
- a CDS encoding AAA family ATPase, protein MVKRVDQAESPMGNARQSQIQALIDQLQVGLQEREETLAVALLGALTGQNSFLYGPPGTAKSLMARRIAQAFEGEDYFECLMNRFSTPDEVFGPVSLKELKEDRYLRQVDGYLPTARFAFLDEIWKSSPAILNTLLTLINERLFRNGEHSLPVPLMALMAASNEIPQDDQGLDALYDRFLIRLNVGPTRRWDNFEHLLQQPPLSAPLEVKGRISLSQWQSWQKELALVTLSPGTLAVIRHLRRQIEERSDSLHLYVSDRRWQRAALLLKASAFFNDRSETNHSDALLLRHCLWSEPDHREQVYQLVEQAVFEVACADGEGLASLYLDIDLWHEQLQTLLFHQEPVYDTVEFYPQQYFFGGEEERRQKDRNRFFYVKAMATYEHGLSRKEPVYLDFYVHQEQMNTRRPFHPMDTLGKEMELVQCQFDEHGTLSIRYNDNGNFDSNAWVVNSFKPGIRHHRGDRRDKINRAEVDRVTAKVAQALQRLEQSRASAEQELTHYQGCCDSPSSRLHK, encoded by the coding sequence ATGGTAAAAAGAGTTGACCAGGCGGAGAGCCCCATGGGTAATGCCAGACAATCCCAGATTCAAGCCCTTATCGATCAGTTGCAGGTTGGCCTGCAGGAGCGGGAAGAGACCCTTGCCGTGGCCCTGCTGGGCGCACTGACCGGACAAAACAGCTTCCTTTACGGCCCCCCTGGCACCGCCAAGAGCCTGATGGCCAGGCGAATCGCCCAGGCCTTCGAGGGTGAGGACTATTTTGAATGTCTGATGAATCGGTTCAGCACCCCGGACGAGGTGTTCGGCCCGGTGTCCCTTAAAGAGCTGAAAGAGGACAGATATCTGCGCCAGGTGGATGGCTACCTCCCCACTGCGCGCTTTGCCTTCCTCGACGAGATTTGGAAATCCAGCCCCGCCATTCTGAATACCCTGCTGACCCTGATCAACGAGCGCCTGTTCCGAAATGGCGAACACTCTCTGCCTGTGCCGCTGATGGCGCTGATGGCGGCGTCCAATGAGATCCCTCAGGATGATCAGGGCCTGGACGCCCTTTACGACCGCTTCCTTATCCGCCTGAATGTGGGCCCCACCCGCCGCTGGGATAACTTTGAGCACCTGTTGCAGCAGCCTCCCCTGAGCGCCCCCCTGGAGGTAAAAGGGCGCATCTCCCTGTCCCAGTGGCAAAGCTGGCAAAAGGAGCTCGCCCTGGTCACCTTGAGTCCCGGCACTTTGGCGGTCATCCGTCACCTAAGGCGACAAATAGAAGAGCGCTCAGACTCTCTGCACCTCTATGTGTCCGACCGCCGTTGGCAACGCGCCGCTCTGCTGCTTAAAGCCTCCGCCTTCTTCAATGACCGCAGCGAAACCAACCACAGCGATGCCTTGCTGCTGCGCCACTGTCTGTGGTCAGAGCCAGACCACAGAGAGCAGGTGTATCAACTGGTGGAGCAAGCGGTATTTGAGGTGGCCTGCGCCGATGGAGAAGGCCTGGCGTCACTCTATCTGGACATCGATCTCTGGCATGAGCAGCTGCAGACCCTGTTGTTCCATCAGGAGCCTGTCTACGACACCGTGGAGTTTTATCCTCAGCAGTACTTCTTTGGCGGCGAAGAGGAGCGGCGTCAGAAGGATCGCAATCGCTTCTTCTACGTTAAGGCAATGGCCACCTATGAGCATGGCCTGTCCCGAAAGGAGCCTGTCTATCTGGACTTCTACGTGCACCAGGAACAGATGAATACCCGCCGCCCCTTCCACCCCATGGATACCCTGGGCAAGGAGATGGAGCTGGTGCAGTGCCAGTTTGACGAGCACGGCACCCTGTCCATCCGTTACAACGACAACGGCAATTTCGACTCCAACGCCTGGGTGGTCAACAGCTTCAAACCGGGCATCCGTCACCACAGAGGGGACCGGCGGGACAAGATCAATCGTGCCGAGGTGGACAGGGTGACCGCCAAGGTCGCTCAGGCGCTGCAGCGCCTGGAGCAGTCCCGCGCCAGCGCCGAGCAGGAGCTGACGCACTATCAGGGCTGCTGCGACTCCCCTTCGTCCCGGCTTCACAAGTGA
- a CDS encoding SWIM zinc finger family protein, whose translation MDFDKLTLLAGERSATRGLNYFNEGRVGSLTLSGDQVVALVEGREPYSVTLTINDTTLEGECSCPASDHSEFCKHCVAVALAWEQERRAPSWLVNHLKRQRKDQLIDHLVRQIMADEVLANKWQRRVESAKLKK comes from the coding sequence ATGGACTTTGACAAGCTGACCCTATTGGCCGGGGAGCGCAGTGCCACCCGAGGCCTGAACTATTTCAATGAGGGCCGGGTGGGCAGCCTGACCCTAAGCGGTGATCAGGTGGTGGCCCTGGTTGAGGGAAGAGAGCCGTACTCGGTGACCCTGACCATCAATGACACCACCCTCGAGGGAGAGTGCTCCTGCCCGGCGTCGGATCACAGCGAGTTCTGCAAGCATTGCGTCGCCGTCGCCCTGGCGTGGGAGCAGGAGAGGCGTGCCCCCAGTTGGCTGGTCAATCACCTTAAGCGACAGAGGAAAGACCAACTCATTGACCACCTGGTCCGGCAGATCATGGCAGACGAGGTTTTGGCCAACAAATGGCAGCGGCGCGTCGAGTCTGCAAAGCTAAAGAAATAA
- a CDS encoding EAL domain-containing protein, translated as MSRIIRMKDAQLPNSHFFGSRFSHVISTVLSALVGLSMLSVSLWAGAEEAESLQAQKMEAVAEQLQQRINGKRYLLDAVGQLVKSNPEISQQQFERTAADLMANHQDVIAVQLARASVISHVYPLYGNEATLGHDLLEDPQRRGPIQRALNANQSTLAGPYLLRQGGVGLVIRLPIFLDQGQTQLWGLAIVVLDWNLIAEQVGLSDEEGAMHYGLRSLQKDPAAVSLGDSLLFSSPEAVIKVLQLPNAQWQLALKKEQAGEVTDGLTILLSMFAGFGLLFSLLAMLWRHRHSWHAPATLSGALIAVSVAAVIGYHQVENRNNRLQAVRAADHVRQLIYERIQDNQNYLFLLSQEYRRGQLDLLQFALRGGRFVEDHPELLNLNWVSRDLVIQEVTPRKDNAQILGLTISLDAPLEAALQARDSRSPAHTRLFKNIQGKYSFETWYPVYKGNEFHGLIAAVYDVDRLIDAVAPEALTSRYLIAISYGQDNPVNGQGVGRELVVPGHGTRLYLQPRGNSLSRESLLMLLASFILGGVLFFGIRVLQRTNLNLSKRFDEAKNARDALFREKEYSQITLSSIADGVITLDRKGRIQSLNEPARRLLEESVGTVEQKPLTQLLPLEQSQREHSLQRLITKVLLGEPGGQIYGSIRRRGERLYLNLSASCIRVKDEVEGAVVVIHDVTELNRLTEELEYRVCHDALTGLINRTEFEKQCLAATGNGQHFLIYLDLDQFKLVNDTCGHLAGDKLLTELAALLQTVIHPGDTLARLGGDEFGVLLAHCDSAQAQARAERIRITVKEFRFVLEEKIFELGCSIGLAELHPDLGDYNATLAKADLACYIAKDLGRNRIHLFTSDDAQTTAREGELSWAAQLNTALEQGRFQLYHQPMVAIGSESNGKTNFEVLLRMVGPKGESIPPGAFMPAAERFHMVTALDRYVVEHTLQFLEKRPEVQQDLGICSINLSGQSVGDSAFVEYLCHRLAHSPIQSSHICFEITETAAIANLHKAREFIERLRSKGVNFALDDFGSGMSSFGYLKALPVNFLKIDGNFVRDIDRDPQDRAFVEAIQNISAAMGMATVAECVENPHTIGLLAEIGVNYGQGYGIAMPRPLSELKLRSGETVAP; from the coding sequence ATGAGCAGAATAATAAGAATGAAGGATGCTCAGTTGCCGAACTCCCACTTTTTTGGGTCGCGCTTCTCCCATGTGATCTCCACAGTCCTCAGTGCTTTGGTTGGTCTGTCCATGCTGAGTGTCTCTCTCTGGGCCGGCGCCGAAGAGGCGGAATCTCTGCAGGCGCAGAAGATGGAAGCGGTGGCCGAGCAGTTGCAACAGCGCATCAACGGCAAGCGCTATCTGCTGGACGCCGTTGGCCAACTGGTCAAATCCAATCCAGAGATTTCCCAACAGCAGTTTGAGCGAACCGCGGCGGACCTGATGGCCAATCACCAGGATGTGATCGCGGTGCAGCTGGCCCGCGCCTCAGTGATCTCCCATGTGTATCCCCTCTACGGCAATGAAGCGACGCTAGGGCACGATCTGCTGGAAGATCCGCAGCGGCGGGGCCCAATTCAACGTGCTCTCAATGCCAATCAGTCCACCCTGGCGGGGCCCTACCTGCTGAGACAGGGGGGCGTGGGGCTGGTTATCCGTTTACCCATCTTCCTGGATCAGGGGCAGACCCAGCTTTGGGGTCTGGCCATTGTGGTGCTGGACTGGAACCTGATTGCGGAGCAGGTGGGGCTGTCCGACGAAGAGGGGGCGATGCATTACGGCCTGCGCAGCCTGCAGAAGGACCCGGCCGCGGTCAGTCTTGGGGACAGCCTGCTGTTCAGTTCGCCTGAGGCGGTGATCAAGGTGCTGCAACTGCCCAACGCCCAGTGGCAACTGGCACTGAAAAAGGAGCAGGCTGGCGAGGTCACCGACGGTCTCACCATTCTCCTGTCGATGTTTGCCGGCTTTGGTCTGCTGTTCAGCTTGCTGGCCATGTTGTGGCGTCACAGACACAGCTGGCATGCGCCCGCCACCCTCTCCGGCGCCTTGATTGCGGTCAGTGTGGCGGCCGTGATTGGCTACCACCAGGTTGAAAATCGCAACAACCGTCTGCAGGCGGTCAGGGCGGCGGATCACGTACGCCAACTCATTTACGAACGGATACAGGACAATCAGAACTACCTGTTTCTGCTCAGCCAGGAGTATCGACGGGGGCAGCTTGACCTGCTGCAGTTCGCGCTCCGCGGCGGCCGTTTCGTTGAGGATCACCCTGAACTGCTGAACCTCAACTGGGTCAGCCGCGATCTGGTGATTCAGGAGGTCACCCCACGAAAAGACAATGCCCAGATCCTGGGGCTGACCATTAGCCTGGATGCGCCTCTGGAGGCCGCTCTCCAGGCCAGGGACAGTCGTAGCCCAGCCCATACCAGGCTGTTTAAGAATATTCAGGGGAAATACTCCTTCGAGACCTGGTACCCGGTCTACAAGGGCAATGAATTCCATGGGCTGATCGCCGCCGTGTACGATGTGGATCGGCTGATTGACGCCGTAGCTCCCGAAGCCCTGACCAGTCGTTACCTCATCGCCATCTCCTACGGTCAGGACAACCCGGTCAATGGCCAAGGGGTAGGGCGTGAACTGGTGGTGCCCGGCCACGGTACCCGGCTCTACCTTCAGCCCAGGGGGAACTCCCTGAGCCGGGAAAGCCTGTTGATGCTGCTCGCCAGCTTCATCCTCGGCGGGGTGCTCTTCTTTGGCATTCGGGTGCTGCAGCGAACCAATCTCAATTTGTCCAAGCGGTTTGATGAGGCAAAAAACGCCCGCGATGCCCTGTTCCGGGAGAAAGAGTATTCCCAGATCACCCTGAGCTCCATTGCCGACGGTGTCATCACCCTGGATCGCAAGGGGCGAATACAGAGTCTCAATGAACCTGCCAGGCGATTGCTGGAGGAGAGCGTCGGCACCGTCGAACAGAAGCCTCTGACCCAGCTGCTGCCCCTTGAGCAGTCGCAACGGGAGCATTCGCTGCAACGCCTGATCACCAAGGTGTTACTGGGTGAACCCGGTGGCCAAATCTATGGCTCCATTCGTCGCCGGGGTGAGAGGCTCTACCTTAACCTCAGTGCCAGCTGCATCCGGGTTAAGGATGAGGTAGAAGGGGCGGTGGTGGTGATTCACGATGTCACCGAACTCAACAGGCTGACGGAAGAGCTGGAGTACCGGGTGTGTCATGACGCCCTGACCGGGCTCATCAACCGCACCGAGTTTGAGAAGCAGTGCCTGGCGGCAACGGGCAATGGCCAGCACTTCCTGATCTACCTGGATCTGGATCAGTTCAAGCTGGTGAACGATACCTGTGGTCACCTGGCCGGCGACAAACTGCTGACTGAGTTGGCGGCGCTGCTGCAAACCGTGATTCACCCCGGGGATACCCTGGCGAGGCTGGGGGGCGATGAGTTTGGGGTGCTGCTGGCCCACTGTGATTCGGCCCAGGCCCAGGCCAGGGCCGAGCGTATCCGGATTACGGTCAAGGAGTTTCGCTTCGTACTTGAGGAGAAGATCTTCGAGCTGGGGTGCAGCATTGGCCTGGCCGAGCTGCACCCGGATCTGGGGGATTATAACGCCACCCTGGCCAAGGCTGACCTGGCCTGTTACATCGCCAAGGATCTGGGGCGTAACCGCATTCACCTGTTCACCAGTGACGATGCCCAGACCACCGCCAGGGAGGGGGAGCTCTCCTGGGCGGCTCAGCTCAATACTGCCCTGGAGCAGGGCCGCTTCCAGCTTTACCATCAGCCTATGGTCGCCATCGGCAGCGAGTCCAATGGTAAGACTAACTTCGAAGTGCTGTTGCGGATGGTGGGCCCAAAAGGGGAGAGTATTCCTCCCGGGGCCTTTATGCCGGCGGCTGAGCGTTTCCATATGGTGACGGCCCTGGACAGGTACGTGGTCGAGCACACCCTGCAGTTCCTCGAGAAGCGGCCCGAGGTGCAACAGGACCTTGGTATCTGCTCCATCAACCTCTCCGGTCAGTCCGTGGGCGACAGCGCCTTCGTGGAGTACCTGTGTCACCGCCTGGCCCACTCACCGATTCAGTCCAGCCACATCTGCTTCGAGATCACCGAGACCGCCGCCATCGCCAACCTGCATAAGGCCAGGGAGTTTATCGAACGCTTGCGATCGAAAGGGGTAAACTTCGCCCTGGACGACTTTGGTTCGGGCATGTCCTCCTTCGGTTACCTCAAGGCGCTGCCGGTGAACTTTTTGAAGATCGATGGCAACTTCGTGCGGGATATCGACCGGGATCCCCAGGACCGGGCGTTTGTGGAAGCGATTCAGAACATCAGTGCCGCCATGGGCATGGCCACGGTTGCCGAGTGCGTAGAGAACCCCCACACCATTGGCCTGCTGGCAGAGATAGGCGTCAATTATGGCCAGGGCTATGGGATTGCCATGCCTCGTCCTCTGTCGGAGCTCAAGCTCAGAAGCGGTGAGACGGTAGCGCCATGA